GATGTGCGCCTGCTGGTGCCGACCACCTTTATGAACCTGAGCGGTAAAGCGGTGGCGGCAATGGCGACCTTTTATCGCATTGCACCGGAAGAGATTCTGGTGGCGCACGATGAACTCGACTTGCCACCCGGCGTAGCGAAATTCAAGCAAGGCGGCGGGCATGGCGGCCATAACGGGCTGAAAGACATCATCAGCAAACTGGGCAATAACAATAATTTCCACCGTCTGCGCATCGGTATCGGGCATCCCGGCGATCGCAACAAGGTAACGGGATTTGTACTGGGCAAGCCGCCTGCCAGTGAGCAGAAGCTGATTGATGATGCCATTGATGAAGCGGCGCGCTGCACCGAACTGTGGCTGAAAGAGGATCGCATTAAGGCGATGAACCGGCTGCACGCCTTCAGGCCTGCTTAAACGCCCGAATCGTCGCGATTCCGTGTATAATGCGCGAAATTTTTCTATTCGTCTCCGACAGCCCGCTTACTGGCGCGCTGTCCATCCAGTTATAAAGGGTATCAAACCATGGGATTCAAATGCGGTATCGTGGGCCTGCCGAACGTCGGTAAATCCACTCTGTTTAACGCGCTGACTAAAGCGGGCATCGAAGCGGCTAACTTCCCCTTCTGCACCATTGAGCCAAACACGGGCGTGGTGCCAATGCCT
This genomic window from Pantoea sp. Lij88 contains:
- the pth gene encoding aminoacyl-tRNA hydrolase, whose protein sequence is MSSIKLIVGLANPGAEYAATRHNAGAWYLDLLAERHNQSLKEEGKFYGYTARLAIAGEDVRLLVPTTFMNLSGKAVAAMATFYRIAPEEILVAHDELDLPPGVAKFKQGGGHGGHNGLKDIISKLGNNNNFHRLRIGIGHPGDRNKVTGFVLGKPPASEQKLIDDAIDEAARCTELWLKEDRIKAMNRLHAFRPA